DNA sequence from the Salifodinibacter halophilus genome:
GCGTCTCACCATCGAGCCAAGCATCGGCTAGCAGATACGCCTCAGCAGCCGCTGCCATATGGTTGATCATGCCGGTCGGCAACCGATGTGCACTCGCGATACCCATGCGATCGATCATGCGGTTGGTTACGCGTGTGCTGATCAGTTCGCGTTTCAGGCGGTGGTTGTGGACCGCCTGCGGGAAACGCTTAACCAGATCATCCGGGAAACCGTGGTCGAGCAACCCCTCCAGCCACGGATCGTCTGGAATATTGCTCGCCAACAGTGCATCGGCCAGTGCAATCTTGCTGTAGGCAAACAGCACAGACAATTCAGGCCGCACCAGACCAACCCGATCGCGGGCGCGCTCGACGAGGGCATCGTCGCCCGGCAAGTTCTCAAGCTGACGGTCTAGCCAGCCGTCACGCTCCAATGCGCGCATGAAACTGACTTGTTCGTCAAAGCGCGCGACGGTGTCACTCTGCAACAGACCGAGTTGAAGGTTCTGGCGATAGTTGGTGGTCAATACACGCGTGGCAACGCCATCACTCATTTCGGCCAATAAGTCATTACGGGCTTCACGCGATATCTCGCCCGAAGCTTCGACAGTGCCGAGCGCGATCTTGATATTGACTTCCAGGTCCGAAGAATCGACACCGCCTGAATTGTCGATAGCATCCGTGTTAAGCGCCACACCAGCCAACGCGGCCTCGACACGCCCGTTTTGCGTCAAACCAAGGTTGCCGCCCTCGCCCACGGTCGAACAACGCAAGTCACAACCATCGACACGAACCCCATCATTGGCACGGTCACCAACGCTGGCGTTGGCTTCGAAACTCGCCTTGACGTAGGTGCCGATACCGCCGTTCCACAGCAGATCAACCGGTGCGCGGAGTATGGCGCCGATTACGGCATTTGGCGTCATACGACGGCTCTGGACACCGAGCACATGACGCGCTGCATCGGAGAGTTCGATGTATTTCGCACTCCGCTTGAATACACCACCGCCACTGGAGATGCGTGATTCGTCGTAGTCGCTCCAGGCTAGACTCGGGTCCTCGAACAACCGCTTGCGCTCGGCATAACTCGCAACCGGATCAGGGTTGGGGTCGATGAAGATGTGGCGGTGGTTAAATGCTGCGACCAACTGCATCTGGTCGGATCGCAGCATGCCGTTGCCGAACACGTCGCCGGCCATGTCACCCACGCCGACTGCGCTGAATGTTTCGGCGTGCGGATCACGCCCTAATGCTCGGAAATGCTGGCGCACCGATTCCCACGCGCCGCGCGCGGTGATCGCCATGACCTTGTGGTCGTAACCAGTCTCGCCGCCGGAAGCAAACGCGTCGTCCAACCAGAAACCGTATTCCTGCGATACACCATTGGCAATATCCGAGAACGAGGCCGTGCCCTTATCGGCAGCCACCACCAGATAGGGATCGGCCTCGTCGTAACAGACCACACGTTCGGGTTTGGCAATTGCATCGCCGTCGCGGTTGTCGGTGACGTCCAGTAAACCGCGGATAAACGTTTTGTAGCATTCAATGCCCAAATTCTGGCGTGCTTCGCGCGAATCCTCGGCCGGCCGGGCCTTGACCACAAATCCGCCCTTGGCGCCCACCGGCACGATGACGGCATTTTTAACCATCTGCGCCTTCATCAGGCCCAGCACTTCGGTGCGAAAATCCTCGCGTCGATCCGACCAGCGAATGCCACCACGAGCGACCTTGCCGCCTCGCAAGTGCACGCCTTCAACAGCCGGCGCATAGACGAACGCCTCAAACGCCGGCACCGGGCGCGGCAGTTCGGGAATATTACGCGGATCTAACTTGATACTGACGTACGGCTTTGGCTGGCCGTCGGCATCACGTTGATAAAAGTTGGTCCGCAGGCAACCATTAACCACGGCGTAGAACGCTCGCAGTACGCGATCGGCATCGAGTGTCGTCACCGATTCAAGTTCCGACTCGATGGCCTCGATCTCCGAGGCGTCGTGACCCGCATCGGCACCACCGGCATCCGGATCAAAACGCGACTCGAACAGCCTGACCAGCCGCTGAACGAGACCTGCGTGGGCGACGATCTGGTTCTGCACATAAACCGGCGAGAACGGCAGCTCGGTCTGAAGCAGGTAGCGAACGATGGTCCGCACCAACACGACCTGACGCGGTGTCAATTCAGCGGCGATGATCAGCCGGTTCAGGCCGTCATTTTCTGCGCGTCCGGCCAGGACATCTCCAAAGGCCTGACATACCGATTCAGCGCAGGTCGGATCGGTCAGCGCCTCGGCATTGGCGTGCTCGGCCTCGTACTCGTGGATCCATTGCGCCGTCTGGCCCGACGGTTCAACGACGAACGGCCACTGGGTGTGCGCCGATAGACCAAATTCCTCGAATATCGGCATGACGTCGGCCAACGCCATCTGCGTCCCGGTACCGTAGAGCTTCAGCCGTACATCGCCAGCATCATCCAAATCGACCACCCGTAGCCGCGGCTGGTCATCAGCTCCCAGTTCAGCTAATTGGCCGGCATCGATGAGCGCCGCCCCAGCGTCGTAACGCTCGCGATAAGCCGCCTCGAAGGCTCGCGCATAGTTGCGCAAGCCGACATTGTCGCGGCGACACAAGGCGATAAAACGATCGGACCAGTCGCGTGTAACCGCCAACAGGCG
Encoded proteins:
- a CDS encoding NAD-glutamate dehydrogenase: MSSSTPERLAAIRKCVGEVSGRDSEIWPRFVEIALDQMLADELSAREPGDVTEALGSLFDRLIQPRLGAEIAADVHDTRPAGSSCDTALVTATDDMAFFVDTVSMAVRETGADIDWVLNVLVRVTRDDEGHVVELAAPSDTLDGARDELLMRFEFAAPASLDVDALTTDVERRLDDLAVVVGDWAMMKQAMTDVAADLETPPANVDAENCIETAAFLRWLVDDHFTLLGYRQRELRQNADGENAMVDVPNASFGLLREDRPGLDANGYVASPALMDRYTGSKRTLVVSKANTRSWIHHNDVMDVIAVKRINADGETIGAHRFLGLFSNEAYSVSPREIPTLRHKVNYVAEQAGIRQGSNRAKNFNYILETFPRDELFQSGEDELLGTIMGVLGMRETEKLRLFVRRDRYDRFFSCLVFVPRERYDRNLRLRIAGELARSLSGSVQHVDTRFLRGAFMRIYMHISAGEAIEAEIDTEALESRLLAVTRDWSDRFIALCRRDNVGLRNYARAFEAAYRERYDAGAALIDAGQLAELGADDQPRLRVVDLDDAGDVRLKLYGTGTQMALADVMPIFEEFGLSAHTQWPFVVEPSGQTAQWIHEYEAEHANAEALTDPTCAESVCQAFGDVLAGRAENDGLNRLIIAAELTPRQVVLVRTIVRYLLQTELPFSPVYVQNQIVAHAGLVQRLVRLFESRFDPDAGGADAGHDASEIEAIESELESVTTLDADRVLRAFYAVVNGCLRTNFYQRDADGQPKPYVSIKLDPRNIPELPRPVPAFEAFVYAPAVEGVHLRGGKVARGGIRWSDRREDFRTEVLGLMKAQMVKNAVIVPVGAKGGFVVKARPAEDSREARQNLGIECYKTFIRGLLDVTDNRDGDAIAKPERVVCYDEADPYLVVAADKGTASFSDIANGVSQEYGFWLDDAFASGGETGYDHKVMAITARGAWESVRQHFRALGRDPHAETFSAVGVGDMAGDVFGNGMLRSDQMQLVAAFNHRHIFIDPNPDPVASYAERKRLFEDPSLAWSDYDESRISSGGGVFKRSAKYIELSDAARHVLGVQSRRMTPNAVIGAILRAPVDLLWNGGIGTYVKASFEANASVGDRANDGVRVDGCDLRCSTVGEGGNLGLTQNGRVEAALAGVALNTDAIDNSGGVDSSDLEVNIKIALGTVEASGEISREARNDLLAEMSDGVATRVLTTNYRQNLQLGLLQSDTVARFDEQVSFMRALERDGWLDRQLENLPGDDALVERARDRVGLVRPELSVLFAYSKIALADALLASNIPDDPWLEGLLDHGFPDDLVKRFPQAVHNHRLKRELISTRVTNRMIDRMGIASAHRLPTGMINHMAAAAEAYLLADAWLDGETLFARVEALDGQVAVETQYELHRIVIRLLKHAMNWWMGMTHDTSDLGTLAGRYSADAQRLLDELPNVVTGDYERRWQAYRDKWIDAGVNDETAASIASANSGGGIMDVVSMAGAFERDVFDVARIYFAVGDELGIAWLQDAIHTVAADDRWQALARASLRNDSYRVHQQIVAQVLQIDADEPLTAWREENAETVTFIQARMSELHGVARPDHAHLNVVVRDLVRLTTLKPQSVVSQD